Proteins co-encoded in one Streptomyces sp. JH34 genomic window:
- a CDS encoding long-chain fatty acid--CoA ligase has protein sequence MLSTMQDVPLTVTRILTHGMTIHGKSQVTTWTGEPEPHRRSFADIGARASQLAHALRDELGVDGDQRVATLMWNNAEHVEAYLAIPSMGAVLHTLNLRLPAEQLVWIVNHADDKVVLANGSLLPLLAPLLPHLPSVEHVVVSGPGDRSVLDGLAPTVHEYEELIAGRPTSYAWPELDERQAAAMCYTSGTTGDPKGVVYSHRSIYLHSMQVNMAESMGLTDKDTTLVVVPQFHVNAWGLPHATFMTGVNMLMPDRFLQPAPLAEMIERERPTHAAAVPTIWQGLLAEVTAKPRDLSSMASVTIGGAACPPSLMEAYDKLGVRLCHAWGMTETSPLGTMSNPPAGLTDEQEWPYRITQGRFPAGVEARLVGPGGEHLPWDGESAGELEVRGAWIAGAYYGGADGEDLRPEDKFSEDGWLKTGDVGVISTDGYLTLTDRAKDVIKSGGEWISSVDLENALMAHPDVAEAAVVAVPDEKWGERPLATVVLKEGATADYAALRTFLARSVAKWQLPERWTIIPAVPKTSVGKFDKKVIRRQYADGELDITQL, from the coding sequence GTGCTGAGCACGATGCAGGACGTACCGCTGACTGTGACCCGCATCCTGACCCATGGGATGACCATTCACGGGAAGTCGCAGGTGACGACCTGGACCGGCGAGCCGGAGCCGCACCGGCGCAGTTTCGCCGACATCGGGGCCCGCGCCTCACAACTCGCGCACGCCCTGCGTGACGAGCTGGGTGTCGACGGCGACCAGCGAGTCGCGACCCTCATGTGGAACAACGCCGAGCACGTCGAGGCGTATCTGGCGATCCCCTCGATGGGCGCCGTGCTGCACACCCTGAACCTGCGGCTTCCGGCCGAGCAGCTGGTCTGGATCGTCAACCACGCCGACGACAAGGTCGTCCTCGCCAACGGTTCGCTGCTGCCGCTGCTCGCACCGCTGCTCCCCCACCTGCCCTCCGTCGAGCACGTGGTCGTGTCAGGCCCCGGCGACCGCTCCGTACTCGACGGCCTGGCGCCCACGGTGCACGAGTACGAGGAACTGATCGCCGGCCGTCCCACCTCCTACGCCTGGCCCGAGCTGGACGAACGCCAGGCGGCGGCCATGTGCTACACCTCCGGGACCACGGGGGACCCCAAGGGCGTCGTCTACTCCCACCGCTCCATCTACCTGCACTCCATGCAGGTCAACATGGCCGAGTCGATGGGGCTGACCGACAAGGACACGACGCTGGTCGTCGTGCCCCAGTTCCATGTGAACGCATGGGGGCTGCCGCACGCGACGTTCATGACCGGCGTCAACATGCTGATGCCCGACCGTTTCCTGCAGCCGGCCCCGCTCGCCGAGATGATCGAGCGGGAGCGTCCGACGCACGCCGCGGCCGTCCCCACCATCTGGCAGGGGCTGCTCGCCGAGGTCACCGCCAAGCCGCGTGACCTCTCCTCCATGGCCAGCGTCACCATCGGCGGCGCCGCCTGTCCGCCTTCCCTGATGGAGGCGTACGACAAGCTCGGCGTGCGCCTCTGCCACGCCTGGGGCATGACGGAGACGTCGCCGCTGGGCACCATGTCCAACCCGCCCGCCGGACTGACCGACGAGCAGGAGTGGCCCTATCGCATCACCCAGGGCCGGTTCCCGGCCGGTGTGGAGGCGCGTCTGGTCGGCCCCGGGGGCGAACACCTGCCGTGGGACGGCGAGTCCGCGGGCGAGCTGGAGGTGCGGGGCGCCTGGATCGCCGGCGCGTACTACGGCGGTGCGGACGGCGAGGACCTGCGGCCCGAGGACAAGTTCAGCGAGGACGGCTGGCTGAAGACCGGCGACGTCGGAGTGATCAGCACGGACGGGTACCTCACACTCACCGACCGGGCCAAGGACGTCATCAAGTCCGGTGGCGAGTGGATCTCCAGCGTCGACCTGGAGAACGCCCTCATGGCCCACCCGGACGTGGCCGAGGCCGCGGTCGTCGCGGTGCCCGACGAGAAGTGGGGCGAGCGGCCCCTCGCGACGGTCGTCCTCAAGGAGGGCGCCACCGCCGACTACGCGGCGCTCAGGACCTTCCTCGCCCGGTCCGTCGCCAAGTGGCAGCTGCCCGAACGCTGGACGATCATCCCGGCGGTGCCGAAGACGAGCGTGGGCAAGTTCGACAAGAAGGTGATCCGCAGGCAGTACGCCGACGGGGAGCTGGACATCACCCAGCTCTGA
- a CDS encoding trypsin-like peptidase domain-containing protein, protein MSTENEGNEGNAVPAAPSVPSAPPVPAAAPEGTPQGAPPAPQAPPAAPADAPTTQIPGATHHEGAGPSTTAHEQYPYAPPSPQQPPADSAAWPPPPPAVPSYADGGSPPAWGAPVPSEPERPRKRRAGGLVAAVAVAALVAGGVGGALGYWAADSSGSGSSGSTTVAASNSPKDFKREAGTVAGVAASALPSVVTIDAKSGDGEGGTGTGFVYDKEGHILTNNHVVASAADSGQLTATFSNGKKYDAEVIGRAQGYDVAVLKLKNAPDGLTPLALGDSDKVAVGDSTIAIGAPFGLSNTVTTGIISAKNRPVASGDGSSNKNSYMSALQTDASINPGNSGGPLLDAGGAVIGINSAIQSTSGGGVGQSQAGSIGLGFAIPVNQAKNVAEQLIKTGQPVYPVIGATVTMEEKTGGAVISDEGAGGTPAVTPDGPAAKAGLKAGDVITKFNDTAVESGPTLIGEIWTHKPGDQVTLTYKRDGRTATAELTLGERKGDS, encoded by the coding sequence GTGAGCACCGAGAACGAGGGCAACGAGGGCAACGCGGTTCCGGCCGCGCCGTCTGTTCCGTCCGCACCTCCCGTGCCGGCTGCCGCTCCCGAAGGCACCCCGCAGGGAGCCCCGCCCGCGCCGCAGGCCCCGCCTGCCGCACCCGCGGACGCACCGACGACCCAGATCCCCGGCGCGACGCACCACGAGGGCGCCGGCCCGTCCACCACCGCGCACGAGCAGTACCCGTACGCGCCGCCGTCCCCTCAGCAGCCCCCGGCCGATTCGGCCGCCTGGCCGCCGCCCCCGCCCGCCGTCCCCTCGTACGCCGACGGCGGCAGCCCCCCGGCCTGGGGAGCTCCGGTGCCCTCGGAGCCCGAGCGGCCGCGTAAGCGCCGCGCGGGCGGCCTGGTCGCCGCGGTGGCGGTGGCCGCGCTGGTCGCCGGCGGCGTCGGCGGAGCTCTCGGTTACTGGGCCGCCGACAGCAGCGGCTCCGGCTCCTCGGGGTCGACCACGGTCGCGGCCTCCAACAGCCCGAAGGACTTCAAGCGCGAGGCCGGCACGGTCGCGGGCGTGGCGGCGAGCGCCCTGCCCAGCGTGGTCACCATCGACGCGAAGTCCGGCGACGGCGAGGGCGGCACGGGCACCGGTTTCGTGTACGACAAGGAGGGCCACATCCTCACGAACAACCACGTGGTGGCCTCCGCGGCGGACAGCGGTCAGCTGACCGCGACGTTCTCGAACGGCAAGAAGTACGACGCCGAGGTGATCGGCCGGGCCCAGGGCTACGACGTGGCCGTGCTGAAGCTGAAGAACGCCCCGGACGGACTGACCCCGCTGGCCCTGGGGGACTCCGACAAGGTCGCGGTGGGCGATTCCACCATCGCGATCGGAGCCCCGTTCGGCCTCTCCAACACGGTCACCACCGGCATCATCAGCGCGAAGAACCGTCCGGTGGCCTCCGGCGACGGCTCCAGCAACAAGAACTCGTACATGAGCGCCCTGCAGACCGACGCCTCCATCAACCCGGGCAACTCGGGCGGGCCGCTCCTGGATGCGGGCGGTGCGGTCATCGGCATCAACTCCGCCATCCAGTCCACCAGCGGAGGTGGCGTCGGCCAGTCCCAGGCCGGTTCCATCGGCCTCGGCTTCGCCATCCCGGTCAACCAGGCCAAGAACGTCGCCGAGCAACTGATCAAGACGGGCCAGCCCGTCTACCCGGTGATCGGCGCGACCGTGACGATGGAGGAGAAGACCGGCGGCGCCGTCATCTCGGACGAGGGCGCGGGCGGCACCCCGGCGGTCACCCCGGACGGCCCCGCGGCCAAGGCCGGGCTGAAGGCCGGCGACGTGATCACCAAGTTCAACGACACGGCGGTCGAGAGCGGGCCGACGCTGATCGGCGAGATCTGGACCCACAAGCCGGGCGACCAGGTCACGCTCACCTACAAGCGCGACGGCAGGACGGCGACGGCCGAACTCACCCTGGGCGAGCGCAAGGGCGACAGCTGA
- a CDS encoding SigE family RNA polymerase sigma factor — translation MTTPVCTGASRAAAASAGHRRYPSFSSYVRARGPVLLRTARSLTANPSDAEDLLQTALTKTYVAWERIEDHRALDGYVRRALVNTRTSQWRKRKVDEFACEELPEKEAAPAPDPAEQQSLHDAMWRAVLKLPDRQRAMVVLRYYEDLSEAQTAEVMGVSVGTVKSAVSRALGKLREDPELSPVR, via the coding sequence ATGACCACGCCAGTCTGCACCGGCGCCTCCAGGGCGGCCGCTGCCTCCGCCGGACACCGCCGCTACCCGTCGTTCTCGTCGTACGTGCGCGCCAGGGGCCCCGTACTGCTGCGCACCGCGCGTTCCCTCACCGCGAACCCGAGTGACGCCGAGGACCTGCTGCAGACCGCCCTGACCAAGACGTACGTCGCCTGGGAGCGGATCGAGGACCACCGGGCGCTCGACGGGTACGTCAGACGGGCCCTGGTGAACACCCGGACCTCGCAGTGGCGCAAGCGCAAGGTCGACGAGTTCGCCTGCGAGGAGCTGCCCGAGAAGGAGGCTGCGCCCGCCCCCGACCCGGCCGAGCAGCAGTCGCTGCACGACGCGATGTGGCGTGCCGTGCTCAAGCTCCCGGACCGGCAGCGGGCCATGGTCGTCCTGAGGTACTACGAGGACCTCAGTGAGGCGCAGACGGCCGAGGTGATGGGCGTGTCCGTCGGTACGGTCAAGAGCGCCGTGTCCCGGGCGCTCGGGAAGCTCCGCGAGGATCCGGAGCTCAGCCCGGTCCGGTGA
- a CDS encoding bifunctional DNA primase/polymerase: MATTDRQTATLALAHALSAAERGLPVFPLSATKLPALRSPHRDEDPPVRCRGACGLPGHGVHDATTDPAAVRALFAAAPRATGYGIACGRQPYRLIGIDLDIDTTHGNDSVAALQQLALQHLFTIPPTVTVLTPSGGRHLWLTGPSGVSVPNSAGRLAPGIDVRGAGGYLVGPGSVTTHGRYRLAPGTAHLAPAPCPRALLRLLTPPPRPRRSATGPAFSGQQAQQGQGLVQFVRAAHEGQRNTRLFWAACRAYEHGFGDDLAEALTEAAIATGLTQQEARAAIASAARLTTQRPNP; encoded by the coding sequence ATGGCCACCACTGACCGGCAGACCGCCACCCTGGCCCTGGCCCATGCGCTCTCCGCCGCCGAGCGCGGGCTCCCCGTCTTCCCGCTGTCCGCCACCAAGCTCCCCGCACTGCGCTCACCGCACCGGGACGAGGACCCTCCTGTCCGCTGCCGGGGTGCCTGCGGACTTCCTGGCCACGGGGTCCACGACGCCACCACCGACCCGGCCGCCGTCCGCGCGCTCTTCGCGGCGGCGCCCAGGGCCACCGGGTACGGCATCGCCTGTGGACGGCAGCCGTACCGCCTGATCGGCATCGACCTCGACATCGACACCACGCACGGCAACGACTCCGTGGCCGCACTGCAACAGCTGGCCCTCCAGCACCTGTTCACCATCCCGCCCACCGTCACCGTGCTCACTCCCAGCGGCGGGCGGCACCTCTGGCTGACGGGGCCGTCCGGGGTCTCCGTGCCCAACTCCGCGGGTCGGCTCGCTCCCGGCATCGACGTACGCGGAGCGGGCGGCTACCTCGTCGGCCCCGGCTCGGTCACGACCCACGGCAGGTACCGGCTCGCCCCGGGCACGGCACACCTGGCACCGGCCCCCTGCCCACGGGCCCTCCTGCGCCTGCTCACACCGCCGCCACGCCCCCGCCGCTCCGCCACCGGCCCGGCATTCTCCGGACAGCAGGCCCAGCAGGGACAGGGCCTGGTCCAGTTCGTACGCGCGGCGCACGAGGGCCAGCGCAACACCCGGCTGTTCTGGGCGGCCTGCCGCGCGTACGAACACGGCTTCGGCGACGACCTCGCCGAAGCCCTCACCGAGGCGGCGATCGCCACCGGCCTCACCCAGCAGGAGGCCCGCGCCGCGATCGCCTCGGCCGCACGCCTGACCACCCAGCGGCCGAACCCCTGA